A window of the Nibribacter ruber genome harbors these coding sequences:
- the dnaE gene encoding DNA polymerase III subunit alpha, protein MPDFSHLHTHTQYSLLDGAASISGLMKKAQADGMKAVAMTDHGNMFGAFNFVAEANKYNVKPIVGCEFYLVQDRHQKTFTKETKDVRHHQLLLAKDQEGYQNLAKLCSYSYIDGLYSKWPRIDKELLVKYHKGLIATSCCIGAELPQAILWKGEEEAEKLLKWWLDLFGDDYYIEIQRHGLMNIDNTGLSQEDVNQVLLRFAIKYNVKVICTNDSHYVEQTDWNAHDILLCVNTGEQESVPVGDFQTQYFRMMSGSGEVIYDTLTNIRNTYGHDENVRRMLYRIEEEQQKPRPQDRFGFPNDQFFFKSQAEMNQLFADVPFAVDNTNEIVDKITPPKLQRDILLPNFPLPPEHPTADLFLRHLTFEGAKKRYHEITPEVEERLNYELGIIETMGFAGYFLITQDFINKGRSMGVAVGPGRGSAAGSAVAYCVGITNIDPIKYALLFERFLNPERVSMPDIDIDFDDVNRQRVIDYVVDKYGKTQVAQIITFGTMAAKSSIKDVARAMDLPLSEANELAKMVPEVPGTTLAKAFIESPELASIRDGNDLRAKVLKLAEKLEGSVRNTGIHAAGVIIAPDDITNYIPVSTSKDSDLLVTQFDGKVIESAGMLKMDFLGLKTLSILKDAMALIKRNHGVEIDIDNIPLDDEKTYVLYQRGDTIGTFQFESEGMRMYLKDLKPTNIEDLIAMNALYRPGPMQFIPNFINRKQGREEVEYPHILLEPLLKNTYGIMVYQEQIMQTAQVLAGYSLGGADLLRRAMGKKDMKKMAQEREKFVAGAKEIHGIPAKQASEVFDVMEKFAQYGFNRSHSAAYSVVAYQTGYLKAHYPAEYMAAVLTHNMNDIKKVTFFIEEARKQQIQVLGPDVNESIHQFNVNQQGQIRFGMGAVKGTGEAAVEAIIEEREKTGPYTDVFDFAKRVNLRAVNKKTFESLAQAGAFDSFERYHRAQYIETPPGETINLLEKAVRFGNQYQAEKSAAQQSLFGGGGAVDMPLPKVPDVQPWSLTEMLRREKEVIGFYLSGHPLDQFKLEIDSYCTCSLDRIEEFKGRDVNVAGIISNVVMRTGKNGNPFLLFSLEDYDNTMGLALFGEDFVKFSPYVKEGMYLFIRAKVTLRYKSEDQWELKPLSMQLLSDVAEKMSKGVRMDIDIRNINAMLIDRLEEAAVNSPGQKKLELVLTEPGERLAVELFSRKYRIDPKVFLQNVKDLGVATCQLI, encoded by the coding sequence GGCGTTCAACTTCGTGGCTGAGGCCAACAAGTACAACGTGAAACCCATTGTAGGCTGTGAATTTTATCTGGTGCAGGACCGTCACCAAAAGACGTTTACCAAGGAGACGAAAGACGTGCGTCACCACCAGCTGCTGCTGGCCAAAGACCAGGAAGGCTACCAGAACTTAGCCAAGCTCTGCTCCTACTCTTACATTGACGGCCTCTACAGCAAATGGCCCCGCATTGACAAGGAACTACTAGTCAAATACCACAAAGGCCTCATCGCCACGTCCTGCTGTATTGGTGCCGAACTGCCCCAGGCTATTCTCTGGAAAGGCGAAGAAGAAGCCGAGAAACTCCTGAAATGGTGGCTGGATTTGTTTGGCGATGACTACTACATTGAGATTCAGCGCCATGGCCTCATGAACATTGACAATACCGGCTTGTCTCAGGAGGACGTAAACCAGGTGTTGCTCAGATTCGCCATCAAATACAACGTCAAGGTTATCTGCACCAATGACAGCCATTACGTAGAGCAAACCGACTGGAACGCACACGACATTCTCTTGTGCGTGAACACCGGCGAGCAGGAAAGCGTGCCCGTAGGCGATTTCCAGACGCAGTATTTCAGGATGATGTCGGGTAGCGGTGAGGTGATTTATGACACATTAACCAACATCAGGAACACTTACGGCCACGACGAGAACGTGCGCCGCATGCTCTACCGCATTGAGGAGGAACAGCAGAAACCGCGTCCGCAGGATCGCTTCGGGTTCCCGAATGACCAGTTCTTCTTTAAGTCTCAGGCTGAGATGAACCAGCTGTTCGCGGACGTGCCGTTTGCCGTGGACAATACCAACGAGATTGTAGACAAGATTACGCCACCCAAACTCCAGCGCGATATCTTGTTGCCTAACTTCCCGCTTCCTCCGGAGCACCCTACGGCAGATTTGTTCTTGCGCCACTTGACCTTTGAGGGCGCCAAGAAGCGCTATCATGAAATTACGCCAGAGGTAGAAGAACGCCTGAACTACGAGCTGGGCATCATTGAGACCATGGGCTTTGCGGGTTACTTCCTCATCACCCAGGACTTCATCAACAAAGGCCGAAGCATGGGCGTGGCCGTGGGTCCGGGCCGCGGTTCGGCGGCGGGTTCTGCCGTGGCGTATTGCGTGGGGATCACTAACATTGACCCTATCAAGTACGCCCTGCTGTTTGAGCGTTTCCTAAACCCGGAACGGGTATCCATGCCCGATATTGATATTGACTTTGATGACGTGAACCGCCAGCGCGTGATTGACTACGTGGTAGACAAGTACGGCAAAACGCAGGTGGCCCAAATCATTACCTTCGGTACCATGGCCGCCAAATCGTCTATCAAAGACGTGGCCCGCGCTATGGACTTGCCTTTGTCTGAGGCCAACGAACTGGCCAAGATGGTCCCTGAGGTACCCGGCACTACGCTGGCCAAAGCCTTTATTGAATCACCTGAGCTTGCCTCCATTAGAGACGGCAATGACCTTCGGGCGAAGGTTTTGAAACTAGCCGAGAAGCTGGAAGGCTCAGTACGCAACACGGGTATTCACGCGGCGGGGGTGATTATCGCGCCAGATGACATTACCAATTACATTCCCGTTTCTACCTCCAAGGACTCTGACCTCTTGGTGACGCAGTTTGACGGCAAGGTGATTGAGAGCGCGGGCATGCTAAAGATGGACTTTTTGGGCCTCAAAACCCTGTCCATCTTGAAGGACGCCATGGCGCTCATCAAACGCAACCACGGGGTAGAGATTGACATTGACAACATTCCGCTGGACGATGAGAAAACCTACGTCCTTTACCAGCGCGGTGACACCATTGGTACGTTCCAGTTTGAGTCTGAGGGCATGCGCATGTACCTCAAGGACCTCAAGCCTACCAACATTGAAGATTTGATTGCCATGAACGCCTTGTACCGTCCGGGCCCGATGCAGTTCATCCCGAACTTCATTAACCGGAAGCAGGGCCGTGAGGAGGTGGAATACCCGCACATCTTGCTGGAACCGCTCTTGAAGAACACCTACGGCATCATGGTGTACCAGGAGCAGATTATGCAGACGGCGCAGGTTTTGGCGGGTTACTCACTGGGCGGTGCAGATTTGCTCCGTCGCGCGATGGGTAAGAAGGACATGAAGAAAATGGCCCAGGAGCGCGAGAAATTCGTGGCCGGGGCTAAAGAGATTCATGGCATTCCTGCCAAGCAGGCCTCTGAGGTGTTTGACGTGATGGAGAAATTTGCGCAGTACGGTTTTAACCGCTCGCACTCCGCCGCTTACTCCGTGGTGGCTTACCAGACCGGTTACCTCAAGGCGCATTACCCCGCTGAGTACATGGCCGCGGTGCTCACCCACAACATGAACGACATCAAGAAGGTGACGTTTTTTATTGAGGAGGCGCGCAAACAACAGATCCAAGTACTGGGCCCCGATGTCAATGAATCTATCCACCAGTTCAACGTGAACCAGCAGGGGCAAATCCGTTTCGGGATGGGCGCTGTGAAAGGCACCGGCGAAGCCGCCGTGGAAGCCATCATTGAAGAACGCGAGAAAACCGGCCCGTACACCGATGTCTTTGACTTTGCGAAGCGCGTGAACCTGCGCGCTGTGAACAAAAAGACCTTTGAAAGCTTGGCCCAGGCCGGTGCGTTTGATTCGTTTGAGCGCTACCACCGCGCCCAGTACATAGAAACCCCTCCCGGCGAAACTATCAATTTGCTGGAAAAAGCCGTCCGTTTCGGAAACCAGTATCAAGCCGAGAAAAGCGCCGCCCAGCAGTCCTTGTTCGGGGGTGGTGGGGCCGTAGACATGCCGTTACCTAAAGTGCCAGACGTACAGCCTTGGTCTTTGACCGAGATGTTGCGCCGTGAGAAAGAAGTGATTGGTTTCTACCTGTCGGGTCACCCGCTGGACCAGTTCAAGCTAGAGATTGACTCATACTGCACCTGTAGCCTGGACCGCATTGAAGAGTTCAAAGGCCGTGACGTGAACGTGGCCGGCATCATTAGCAACGTGGTCATGCGGACCGGCAAAAACGGCAACCCATTTCTGCTCTTCTCTCTGGAGGACTATGACAACACCATGGGGCTGGCCTTGTTCGGCGAAGACTTCGTAAAGTTCTCACCCTATGTAAAAGAAGGCATGTACCTGTTCATCAGGGCCAAAGTAACCCTGCGCTACAAATCTGAGGACCAGTGGGAATTGAAACCGCTCTCTATGCAACTACTCAGCGACGTGGCCGAGAAAATGAGCAAAGGCGTGCGCATGGACATTGACATCCGCAACATCAACGCCATGCTAATTGACCGCCTGGAAGAAGCCGCCGTCAACAGCCCTGGGCAGAAGAAACTTGAACTTGTGTTGACAGAACCGGGAGAACGCTTAGCCGTGGAATTGTTCAGCCGCAAGTACCGCATTGACCCGAAGGTCTTCTTGCAGAACGTGAAGGACTTGGGGGTAGCGACGTGTCAATTGATATAA
- a CDS encoding REP-associated tyrosine transposase yields the protein MGIKNKIHEGHLHYLTLTVVDWIDVFTRPIYRHIILDSLKFCQERKGLELYAWVLMSNHLHMIAAAKDGFHLSDILRDFKKFTSRSIVTAIQMENESRREWMLHRFQFPANVHSKVINHKFWQDGNEAKEIHSNEFLQQKLDYIHQNPVRAEIVQEPEHYLYSSAIDYAGGKGLLPIILID from the coding sequence ATGGGCATCAAAAACAAAATCCATGAAGGCCATCTACATTATTTGACATTAACAGTAGTGGATTGGATTGATGTTTTCACTAGGCCTATTTATAGACACATCATTCTAGATTCACTCAAGTTCTGCCAAGAAAGGAAAGGGCTGGAATTATATGCTTGGGTTTTAATGAGCAATCACCTACACATGATCGCAGCAGCTAAAGATGGATTTCACCTTTCTGACATTCTCAGGGACTTCAAAAAATTTACAAGCAGAAGCATCGTGACAGCAATCCAAATGGAAAATGAAAGCAGAAGAGAATGGATGCTGCACCGTTTCCAGTTTCCGGCCAATGTGCATTCCAAAGTAATCAACCACAAATTTTGGCAAGATGGGAACGAGGCGAAGGAAATCCATTCCAACGAGTTCCTTCAACAGAAGCTTGACTACATTCATCAAAATCCAGTACGGGCCGAGATTGTGCAGGAACCAGAGCACTATTTATACAGTTCCGCAATTGATTATGCGGGCGGCAAAGGACTCTTACCAATTATCCTGATTGATTAA
- the trxA gene encoding thioredoxin: MAHKAIEITDANFEEIINSDKPVLVDFWAEWCGPCRMVGPVVEELAGDYEGRVVVGKVDVDANPQTSAKFGIRSIPTLLVFKNGQVVDKQVGAVPKNVLAQKLDGQLA; encoded by the coding sequence ATGGCACATAAAGCAATTGAGATCACCGATGCGAACTTTGAGGAGATCATCAACTCAGATAAACCTGTATTAGTAGACTTCTGGGCCGAGTGGTGCGGACCTTGCCGCATGGTGGGCCCCGTGGTAGAAGAACTGGCCGGCGACTATGAAGGCCGCGTGGTGGTAGGCAAAGTAGACGTGGACGCCAACCCGCAGACCTCTGCCAAATTCGGGATCAGGAGCATTCCTACGCTGTTGGTTTTCAAGAACGGACAAGTAGTAGACAAGCAAGTGGGCGCCGTTCCGAAGAACGTTTTGGCTCAGAAACTAGACGGCCAATTAGCCTAA
- a CDS encoding ArnT family glycosyltransferase, producing MTLFLQPLWQLFSRPVFWLVLVVSFTLAYFFLEHEGFYFGDDHDYSLFAMQLLQGKFQFDNYSFSHRFMVFVPTAFFYWLWGHNVYTTTLWPLLCTLGTLYLLYATFKKDHPVATCWALVLLGMYYFQLNTVNYLYPDNILLFFTTACLLILYKLRNPQSFSARQEIYWGVLFALLNLLAFLTKETIVYTVPFYLALFFLQVRRKQNIRFWIAAAVTGAVLLTIYFVSYKVFTGDALLRLQDIAATNTDQTRNDYLNSRSATLFPRLTYGPLLFFIGSALAIPVGFALLSFLRFSKPVSWREPHGFWLLAMACMLLPIWFGTATVDFYKPMPLLPRMFHPLLPAFCLTAGLALEKAWNHRTAYLLLAVLFGLSTWMAGGDLWVMYAPLAVVFLALFLYNKPVPFWLGLGAVAAVTSIRPVYFILKPTVSYYFEQKKIIDQHLLHTSGKHVVLMDSTMLWGYEYFYGFDVPKNYTFKRYERFTAQDLRADTVFLLINNGVLEHPELMMTLREEDILHQFPTARLLDQEKKVKLFYLPKDSTATK from the coding sequence ATGACGCTGTTTCTGCAACCGCTCTGGCAACTCTTCTCCAGGCCCGTCTTCTGGCTGGTGCTGGTCGTGAGTTTTACGCTGGCCTATTTCTTTCTGGAGCATGAAGGATTCTACTTCGGCGATGACCATGACTACAGCCTGTTTGCCATGCAACTGCTGCAGGGAAAATTTCAGTTTGACAATTACTCCTTCTCGCATAGGTTCATGGTGTTTGTGCCCACGGCGTTCTTCTACTGGCTCTGGGGCCACAACGTCTACACCACCACCCTTTGGCCGCTTCTCTGCACCCTAGGCACACTGTACCTGCTGTACGCCACCTTCAAGAAAGACCATCCGGTGGCCACGTGCTGGGCTTTGGTCTTGCTGGGGATGTACTATTTTCAATTGAACACGGTCAACTACCTGTACCCAGACAACATCCTGCTCTTCTTCACCACGGCTTGTCTGTTGATTTTATACAAGCTAAGAAACCCCCAGTCATTTTCTGCCAGGCAAGAAATTTACTGGGGCGTCTTGTTTGCGCTATTGAACTTACTGGCGTTTCTGACCAAGGAAACCATTGTCTACACGGTCCCTTTTTACCTGGCGCTGTTCTTTTTGCAGGTAAGAAGAAAGCAGAACATCAGGTTCTGGATAGCGGCAGCGGTGACGGGAGCGGTGTTATTAACTATTTATTTTGTTTCCTATAAAGTCTTCACCGGAGATGCCCTGCTACGTCTGCAAGACATTGCCGCTACCAACACTGACCAGACCCGAAACGATTACCTCAACAGCCGATCGGCTACCTTGTTTCCGAGGCTTACTTACGGACCGCTTCTATTTTTTATAGGTTCTGCGCTGGCCATTCCGGTGGGGTTTGCCTTGCTTTCGTTTCTAAGATTCTCCAAGCCGGTCTCCTGGCGCGAACCCCACGGGTTCTGGTTGTTGGCCATGGCCTGCATGCTGCTGCCCATCTGGTTTGGCACGGCCACGGTAGACTTTTACAAACCCATGCCCCTTCTGCCACGCATGTTCCATCCCTTGCTTCCGGCGTTCTGCCTTACGGCTGGTCTGGCATTAGAGAAAGCTTGGAACCATAGAACCGCCTACCTCCTCTTGGCTGTGCTATTTGGCCTTAGCACCTGGATGGCCGGCGGCGATTTGTGGGTGATGTACGCGCCTCTGGCAGTAGTCTTCTTGGCGCTGTTCCTCTACAACAAACCTGTTCCCTTCTGGCTGGGCTTGGGAGCGGTGGCCGCCGTGACCAGCATTAGACCAGTATATTTTATCCTGAAGCCCACAGTCTCCTATTATTTTGAGCAGAAGAAAATCATAGACCAGCACCTACTTCATACTTCCGGGAAGCATGTGGTGCTCATGGACTCCACTATGCTCTGGGGTTATGAGTACTTTTATGGCTTTGACGTACCCAAGAATTACACATTCAAACGCTATGAGAGGTTCACTGCCCAAGACCTGCGCGCCGACACGGTTTTCCTGCTCATTAACAACGGGGTACTGGAGCATCCAGAATTGATGATGACCCTCCGGGAAGAGGACATTCTCCACCAATTCCCGACGGCCAGATTGCTAGATCAGGAAAAGAAGGTGAAGCTGTTTTACCTTCCCAAAGATTCAACTGCTACCAAATAA
- a CDS encoding DUF4385 domain-containing protein, producing the protein MAKNGFKYELDFKKVDFRQQPELYRVGVGEQGVLLVEPYKSEILPHWRFKNPEVALESAKKIYQLFEEYLSQQDFVGADMARKFLQMGFTRARRYANHKGGRKYQAIGQDHSEGLPYPYSSGSAHKGNEILPQETDALTNEKAQAAAIFKEYWFQAKDHPEYLRQKQEFRDAYYEK; encoded by the coding sequence ATGGCTAAAAACGGCTTCAAATACGAACTAGATTTCAAGAAAGTAGATTTCAGGCAGCAGCCGGAGTTGTACCGCGTGGGCGTGGGCGAACAGGGCGTGTTGCTGGTGGAGCCGTACAAGAGCGAAATCCTGCCCCATTGGCGTTTCAAGAACCCCGAGGTAGCTTTAGAATCGGCTAAGAAAATCTACCAGCTTTTTGAGGAATACCTTTCCCAGCAAGACTTTGTAGGCGCCGACATGGCCCGCAAGTTTCTGCAAATGGGCTTCACCCGTGCCCGCCGCTACGCCAACCATAAAGGTGGCCGCAAGTACCAAGCCATCGGCCAAGACCATTCTGAAGGCCTGCCCTATCCCTACTCTTCGGGCAGCGCTCACAAAGGCAATGAGATTCTACCCCAGGAAACAGACGCCCTCACCAATGAGAAAGCGCAAGCCGCCGCCATTTTCAAAGAATACTGGTTCCAGGCCAAAGACCACCCAGAATATTTGAGACAGAAACAGGAGTTCAGGGATGCCTATTATGAGAAGTAG
- a CDS encoding protein-disulfide reductase DsbD family protein codes for MAFKRLWVFLLPLFLLVTTVQAQVLKPSSWSYDVSSTEVKVGEEVDLIFNAKIIPDWYLYSSDFDPDLGPMVTTFTFQKHPSFALVGKLKAMGPKKKYDDTWGGEYTYFTKTAQFRQRIKVLQPALVLKGSYEYQVCSDVTGQCIPGEGDFNFTQIKVLPGAAPATTPATPATTTTTGNTNAPAATPTGKVNPVTGVHVPATSGLAAAGVDSLANATVRNDAATSGTDLLQDSTDAGVRTKSTVSSASMGGATAGGLPTETLWEFMLGAFLSGMIALLTPCVFPMVPMTVTFFTGGSASRSQAILKALIYGLSIIAIYTLIGTLVAKLAGPEAANFLSTHWFPNLLFFAIFLFFAMSFLGMFEITLPHWLVNKADAQADKGGYYGVFFMAITLVLVSFSCTGPIVGSILVMSAGGETLKPIAGMFAYSLAFALPFTLFAIFPNWLSSLPKSGGWLNSVKVCLGFIELALALKFLSVADQVYHWRLLDREVYLALWIVIFALMGIYLLGKLKFSHDSDLPYLGVPRLLLAIATFAFVVYLIPGMFGAPLKALAGYLPPQSTIDFDLYSNRETSSGGTTASTLCETPKYAEFLELPHNLQGYFDLEQAKRCAKEQGKPIFIDFTGHGCVNCREMEANVWSHPEVLKRLRENFVIAALYVDDKTELPKNEWYTSTYDQKEKTTLGKKYADYQVTKFNVNAQPYYVLMDENENMLVKPVAYEKDVQKFIQFLDAGVAAYKAKQQVQ; via the coding sequence ATGGCATTCAAACGCCTGTGGGTGTTTCTGCTTCCTTTGTTCCTTCTGGTGACAACGGTGCAGGCGCAAGTATTAAAACCGTCCAGCTGGAGCTATGACGTATCCAGCACAGAGGTGAAGGTAGGCGAAGAAGTGGATTTGATTTTCAACGCGAAGATTATCCCCGACTGGTACCTCTATTCCTCTGACTTTGACCCGGACCTGGGTCCTATGGTGACCACGTTCACGTTCCAAAAGCACCCGTCTTTTGCACTGGTGGGCAAGCTGAAAGCCATGGGCCCCAAAAAAAAATACGACGATACCTGGGGCGGCGAGTACACCTATTTTACCAAGACGGCCCAGTTCAGGCAGCGCATAAAAGTGTTGCAGCCGGCGCTGGTCTTAAAAGGCAGCTATGAGTACCAGGTCTGCTCAGACGTAACGGGCCAGTGTATTCCCGGCGAAGGTGACTTCAACTTCACTCAGATAAAAGTTCTGCCGGGCGCCGCGCCGGCTACCACGCCGGCAACTCCTGCCACTACCACTACAACAGGCAATACCAATGCTCCCGCAGCCACTCCTACTGGCAAGGTAAATCCTGTGACCGGTGTTCATGTGCCTGCCACCTCTGGCCTGGCCGCGGCAGGCGTAGATTCTCTGGCCAACGCAACTGTGAGGAATGATGCTGCCACGTCAGGCACTGATTTGCTGCAAGACAGCACAGACGCTGGCGTACGTACCAAGTCTACCGTTTCTTCAGCCTCTATGGGCGGCGCTACAGCGGGTGGTCTGCCCACTGAAACCCTTTGGGAGTTCATGCTGGGCGCGTTTCTGTCTGGAATGATTGCCCTGCTCACGCCCTGCGTCTTCCCGATGGTACCTATGACCGTGACTTTCTTTACCGGAGGAAGTGCCAGCCGCTCACAAGCCATCTTGAAAGCCCTGATCTACGGCCTGTCCATCATTGCCATCTATACCTTGATTGGGACGCTGGTGGCAAAACTGGCCGGCCCCGAGGCGGCTAACTTCCTGAGTACCCACTGGTTTCCTAACCTGCTGTTCTTCGCCATCTTTCTGTTTTTTGCCATGTCGTTTCTGGGCATGTTTGAGATTACTCTGCCGCATTGGCTGGTGAACAAGGCAGATGCGCAGGCAGACAAAGGCGGCTATTACGGCGTGTTTTTCATGGCCATTACGCTGGTATTGGTGTCCTTTTCCTGCACGGGTCCTATTGTAGGTTCTATTTTGGTAATGTCGGCGGGCGGCGAGACGTTGAAGCCTATTGCGGGTATGTTTGCCTATTCTTTGGCCTTCGCCTTGCCATTTACCTTGTTTGCCATTTTTCCTAACTGGTTGAGCAGTCTTCCCAAGTCGGGTGGCTGGTTAAACTCCGTGAAAGTGTGTCTGGGCTTTATAGAACTGGCTTTGGCATTGAAGTTCCTGAGCGTGGCCGACCAGGTCTACCACTGGCGCCTGCTGGACCGCGAGGTGTATCTGGCGCTTTGGATAGTGATTTTCGCGCTGATGGGAATTTACCTGCTGGGGAAACTCAAGTTCTCCCATGACTCAGACCTGCCGTATCTGGGCGTGCCTAGATTACTTTTGGCCATTGCCACCTTCGCGTTTGTGGTGTACTTGATCCCCGGCATGTTTGGCGCACCTTTAAAAGCCCTGGCCGGTTACCTTCCGCCGCAGTCTACCATTGACTTTGACTTGTATTCTAACAGAGAAACTTCTTCTGGCGGCACGACGGCCTCTACCTTATGCGAGACGCCCAAATACGCCGAGTTTCTGGAACTGCCCCACAACCTGCAAGGCTACTTTGATTTAGAACAGGCCAAGCGCTGCGCCAAAGAGCAGGGCAAACCCATCTTTATTGACTTCACCGGCCACGGCTGCGTGAACTGCCGTGAGATGGAAGCCAACGTCTGGTCGCACCCCGAGGTCTTAAAACGCCTTCGTGAGAACTTCGTCATTGCCGCCCTTTACGTAGACGACAAAACCGAACTCCCTAAAAACGAATGGTACACCAGCACTTACGACCAGAAGGAAAAAACCACCCTCGGTAAAAAATACGCCGATTACCAGGTCACTAAATTCAACGTGAACGCCCAGCCGTATTATGTGCTCATGGATGAAAACGAAAACATGCTGGTAAAACCGGTAGCGTATGAGAAAGACGTCCAGAAATTCATCCAATTCTTAGACGCCGGCGTAGCCGCCTACAAAGCCAAACAGCAGGTGCAGTAA
- a CDS encoding hemolysin family protein yields the protein MILNIFLTLLLVALNGFFVAAEFALVKVRASQIELRAQAGNQLAKIAHHMIGHLDAYLSATQLGITLASLGLGWIGEGVVSEIVIAIMNAAGFTPDPELAHQIALPISFAVITVLHIVFGELAPKSLAIQRPESTTLAVAIPLRIVYYVLLPFIWVLNGFSNFILKRVGITPMHGSEVHTAEELRLLFEQSAESGEIADSQQQLMENVFEFNERMVKQIMVPRTKLVALELESSEDQIFAVVFNEGYTRIPVYRDTIDNIVGILYVKDLLVVLRAGQQVSLEKLMRPAYYVPETKKISRLLKDFQRNRMHIAVVSDEFGGTSGIVTIEDIIEELVGEIQDEYDEEVPLIEKTGDFEYKVSTSVSIQDANDDLPYPLPEGEDYETVGGYLNMIYGRIPEIGDTVIHGVYEFKILEKTERNVESVLLTITEDKRDDLL from the coding sequence ATGATCCTAAATATCTTCTTGACCCTCTTGCTGGTGGCACTCAACGGCTTTTTTGTGGCCGCCGAATTCGCGCTGGTAAAAGTGCGCGCCTCCCAGATAGAATTACGCGCCCAGGCCGGCAACCAACTGGCCAAGATTGCCCACCACATGATCGGCCACCTGGACGCCTACCTTTCTGCCACGCAGCTGGGCATCACGCTGGCCTCCCTGGGTCTGGGTTGGATTGGCGAAGGCGTGGTGTCTGAGATTGTCATTGCCATCATGAACGCGGCAGGCTTTACGCCAGACCCAGAACTGGCCCACCAGATTGCGCTCCCTATTTCCTTTGCCGTCATCACCGTTCTGCACATTGTGTTTGGTGAGCTGGCGCCTAAGTCCCTGGCCATTCAGCGCCCAGAGTCCACCACCTTGGCCGTGGCCATTCCGTTACGCATTGTCTACTATGTGTTGTTACCGTTTATCTGGGTCTTGAACGGCTTCTCCAACTTCATCTTGAAGCGCGTGGGCATTACGCCCATGCACGGCTCTGAGGTGCACACCGCCGAGGAACTGCGTCTTCTGTTTGAACAGTCTGCCGAGAGCGGCGAAATTGCCGACAGCCAGCAGCAGCTCATGGAAAACGTCTTTGAGTTCAATGAGCGCATGGTCAAGCAGATCATGGTGCCCCGCACCAAACTGGTGGCCCTGGAACTAGAGTCTTCTGAGGATCAGATTTTTGCGGTGGTGTTCAACGAAGGCTACACCCGTATACCCGTCTACCGTGACACCATTGACAACATTGTGGGCATTCTCTATGTGAAAGACCTGCTGGTAGTTCTGCGCGCCGGCCAACAGGTAAGCCTGGAAAAACTCATGCGTCCTGCCTACTACGTGCCTGAGACCAAGAAAATCAGCCGCTTGCTCAAAGACTTCCAGCGCAACCGCATGCACATTGCCGTGGTGTCAGATGAGTTTGGCGGCACTTCGGGCATTGTCACCATTGAGGACATCATTGAAGAACTGGTAGGCGAAATCCAGGATGAGTACGATGAGGAAGTACCGCTCATTGAGAAGACCGGCGACTTTGAGTACAAAGTAAGCACCTCGGTCTCCATCCAGGACGCCAACGATGACCTGCCCTACCCTCTCCCCGAAGGCGAGGACTACGAAACCGTGGGCGGCTACCTGAACATGATCTACGGCCGCATCCCAGAAATCGGGGACACGGTCATACATGGCGTCTATGAGTTCAAAATTCTGGAGAAGACCGAGCGCAACGTAGAATCTGTGCTGCTCACCATCACAGAAGACAAGCGCGACGACCTTTTGTAA
- a CDS encoding NUDIX hydrolase → MTKPQPWKILASETAFQHRWYHLRRDTVQLPNGQVIDDYFVSVRPAGALVFPVTAQGEVIFVRQYKHAAGKILLELPGGMFDADTEDPGEAAARELYEETGYSVTSISPLGTLYDNPTKDTSVVHLFLAEGAALTGQPSWDETECVEVIPIPLAEVLPKLMSGEIKVSCSVSLCFMALQVLQQRVSL, encoded by the coding sequence ATGACCAAGCCCCAACCCTGGAAAATCCTTGCTTCAGAGACTGCTTTTCAGCACCGCTGGTACCACCTTCGCCGTGACACGGTTCAACTACCAAACGGCCAGGTCATTGATGATTACTTCGTGAGCGTTCGGCCGGCGGGGGCCTTGGTGTTTCCGGTGACGGCCCAGGGCGAGGTGATCTTTGTGCGCCAGTACAAGCACGCTGCTGGTAAGATTCTGCTGGAGTTGCCCGGCGGCATGTTTGACGCAGACACAGAAGACCCCGGTGAGGCCGCCGCGCGCGAGTTGTATGAAGAGACCGGCTACAGCGTCACTTCCATCTCTCCGTTGGGCACGCTCTATGACAATCCCACCAAAGACACCAGCGTGGTGCACCTGTTTCTGGCCGAAGGTGCGGCACTTACCGGCCAACCCAGCTGGGACGAGACCGAGTGCGTGGAAGTGATTCCCATTCCGCTGGCTGAGGTGCTGCCCAAACTGATGTCCGGCGAAATCAAAGTCTCCTGCTCCGTTTCTCTGTGTTTTATGGCCTTGCAGGTGTTGCAACAGCGAGTGAGTCTGTAA